A region from the Abyssisolibacter fermentans genome encodes:
- a CDS encoding fibronectin type III domain-containing protein: MNKLKFSLVFLLIVCILLTPIIAPTQVFAKSRIDIVFIIDRSGSMGNDIRDVRNEIKNFTDKLSRQGLAYRLGLISYEYSPRTYSLTSSVDVFKQNLSNINVSGGTENGLDAIMEALNTYTFYDNAIKYFVLIGDETVTSRKGYSNQEVINELKRNDVILTAVGDSSVRSQFRNLSSSTGGLYLSLGSNFSTNLEKIFDQIQAIPILDVTNPRNGQMVSDLGGLFIPTVKVSDPDSDTLTLKYYIDNSSQPRDTKIITNTQTQHVVTFDALNLSSIGEGKHTLKFTADDGSDVVQEIINITVDIVSPNIDSFNVVPQAGSIIVSGSATDTASGLHGTPYRYTVGDKISSWISSSTYNCTGLTPNSLYNVKLEVRDRVGHISDKHQNIYTKVQKPNIILNNATEESITFSIQDNNPLSTEYQIKIGNQYLDQSGSLTATANWIILSEKMLEINGLSSNTKYGIIATAKNHDGLQEISNTFNAMTLAQPPFIEVNNERKSIELSWNPVPYALGYDIEVDGAVVENGTFTNYTHSGLDRDTFHTYRIRVRNSGGTGRWSRIYEEYTLPFPPTTPQNIKTVLSQEEIEISWDSSLRVENYELEVDGSIVNNGCETTYIHEDLEPDSEHKYRVRAVNRGGESEWSELLTVASLPYPPETPTNIIVNKTKNSITLNWDEMERAEAYELEVDGFIIDNGKETVYVHENLEPLSGHRYRIRAKNRGGKSAWTSQLDITTHPEKPDIPVNIMATSDETSISVTWYKPPHTESYDLEIDGRVVTDIKETLYKHSGLTPDTKHVYRVRAKNVSGMSDWSSPVTMFTLPKIEEGEENFALANVIAVVTNEDITLSWDAVAANASYKIEVDGEIKDNGEETVFIHSGLEANTFHSYKIKVVKEDGKENWCGVLTLSTLPNIPDAPHSLTGIPTHNSIELRWERIDGGSGYDLELDGETISINDINQLNYIHDNLEPGTSHTYRLRAKNITGVTAWSSALVLNTTNPMYTINANEGMEFDLSLLANNVQDFTELKFVVTYNPEELEIIDLNKYAANKNITSGKIEGTNMNVQLSSGKIEITVDESLVPGTSWSGEITDILFKAKVSGNININFIVE; this comes from the coding sequence ATGAATAAACTAAAATTTTCATTGGTATTTTTACTAATAGTATGTATATTGCTAACGCCAATAATAGCACCAACGCAAGTTTTTGCTAAAAGTAGAATTGATATAGTTTTTATAATAGACCGCTCAGGAAGTATGGGTAATGATATTCGCGATGTAAGAAATGAAATAAAGAATTTTACAGATAAACTATCAAGGCAGGGTCTTGCATATAGATTAGGTCTTATATCGTATGAATATTCTCCACGTACCTATAGTTTGACAAGTAGCGTTGACGTTTTTAAGCAAAATCTTTCGAATATTAATGTATCTGGAGGAACAGAGAACGGATTAGATGCAATTATGGAAGCATTAAACACATATACATTTTATGATAATGCCATAAAGTACTTTGTGCTTATAGGTGATGAAACTGTAACAAGTAGAAAAGGATACTCGAACCAAGAAGTTATAAATGAATTAAAGAGAAATGATGTTATCCTTACAGCGGTAGGAGATAGTAGTGTTAGAAGTCAATTTAGAAATTTATCATCATCAACAGGAGGATTATATCTAAGCTTAGGTAGTAACTTTAGTACTAATCTTGAAAAGATTTTTGATCAAATTCAAGCTATTCCTATACTGGATGTAACAAATCCAAGGAATGGACAAATGGTAAGTGATCTAGGAGGGTTGTTCATACCTACAGTCAAGGTATCAGATCCTGATAGTGATACATTAACCCTTAAATATTATATTGATAATAGCAGTCAGCCAAGAGATACAAAAATAATAACAAATACTCAAACACAGCATGTAGTTACATTTGATGCTTTGAATTTATCCAGTATTGGAGAAGGCAAGCATACTCTTAAATTTACAGCAGATGATGGAAGTGATGTAGTTCAAGAGATAATCAATATTACTGTAGATATTGTTTCTCCAAATATAGATAGTTTTAATGTAGTACCTCAGGCAGGTTCGATAATCGTAAGCGGTTCAGCAACAGATACTGCATCAGGTCTGCACGGCACTCCGTACAGATATACAGTAGGAGATAAAATTTCTTCATGGATAAGTAGCAGTACATACAATTGTACAGGACTTACTCCTAATAGTTTATACAATGTAAAGCTTGAGGTTAGAGATAGAGTAGGACATATTTCAGATAAACACCAAAATATATATACTAAAGTTCAAAAACCTAACATAATACTTAACAATGCCACAGAAGAATCAATAACATTTTCAATACAGGATAATAATCCATTATCAACAGAGTACCAAATCAAAATAGGAAACCAATATCTTGATCAATCAGGCAGCTTAACAGCAACAGCTAATTGGATTATTTTATCAGAGAAAATGTTAGAAATAAATGGTTTAAGTAGTAATACTAAATACGGCATAATAGCAACGGCTAAAAATCATGACGGATTACAAGAAATAAGCAATACATTTAATGCTATGACATTGGCACAGCCTCCATTTATTGAGGTCAATAATGAAAGAAAATCAATAGAGTTATCATGGAATCCAGTTCCATATGCATTAGGATACGATATAGAAGTAGATGGAGCGGTAGTTGAAAATGGCACTTTTACAAACTATACTCATAGCGGACTAGATCGCGACACTTTTCATACATATAGAATAAGAGTCAGAAATAGTGGAGGTACAGGAAGATGGAGTAGAATCTATGAAGAATACACTCTCCCATTTCCACCAACAACACCACAAAATATAAAAACTGTTTTATCACAAGAAGAGATAGAAATAAGCTGGGACTCAAGTCTAAGGGTAGAAAATTATGAACTAGAGGTAGATGGTAGCATAGTAAATAACGGTTGTGAAACAACATATATTCATGAAGATTTAGAGCCTGACAGTGAACACAAATATAGAGTCAGAGCAGTAAATAGAGGAGGAGAAAGTGAATGGTCAGAGCTATTAACCGTCGCTAGTCTTCCATATCCTCCAGAAACACCAACTAATATAATAGTCAATAAAACAAAAAATTCCATAACATTAAACTGGGATGAGATGGAAAGAGCAGAGGCATATGAACTAGAGGTTGACGGTTTCATAATAGATAACGGTAAAGAAACTGTTTATGTACATGAGAATTTAGAACCATTATCAGGGCACAGATATAGAATAAGAGCAAAAAACAGGGGCGGAAAGAGTGCATGGACTAGTCAATTAGACATTACCACTCATCCTGAAAAGCCTGATATCCCGGTAAATATAATGGCAACATCAGATGAAACAAGTATTTCAGTTACATGGTACAAGCCACCTCATACAGAGTCATATGACTTAGAAATTGATGGTAGAGTAGTTACAGATATAAAAGAAACTCTATATAAACACTCAGGGCTGACACCTGATACAAAGCATGTGTACAGAGTTAGAGCTAAAAATGTTAGTGGCATGAGTGATTGGAGCAGTCCAGTTACAATGTTTACATTGCCTAAGATAGAAGAAGGAGAGGAAAACTTTGCACTGGCAAATGTAATAGCAGTAGTGACAAACGAAGATATAACATTATCTTGGGATGCAGTTGCTGCCAATGCAAGCTATAAGATAGAGGTAGACGGAGAAATCAAGGACAATGGTGAGGAGACTGTATTTATCCACAGTGGCTTAGAAGCAAATACATTCCACAGCTACAAAATAAAAGTTGTAAAAGAAGATGGTAAAGAAAATTGGTGTGGAGTTTTGACACTATCAACATTACCAAATATTCCAGATGCACCACATAGCTTGACAGGTATACCAACACATAACTCAATAGAGCTTAGATGGGAAAGAATAGACGGAGGAAGTGGATATGACCTTGAGCTTGATGGAGAAACAATAAGTATTAACGATATAAATCAACTAAACTATATCCATGACAATCTAGAGCCGGGAACATCCCATACTTATAGACTAAGAGCAAAGAATATAACAGGAGTAACAGCATGGAGCAGTGCATTAGTGTTAAATACAACAAATCCAATGTACACAATAAATGCCAATGAAGGTATGGAATTTGATTTATCGCTACTAGCAAACAATGTTCAGGACTTTACAGAGCTTAAATTTGTGGTTACATATAACCCTGAGGAGCTTGAAATAATAGACCTTAACAAATATGCAGCAAATAAAAATATTACAAGTGGCAAAATAGAAGGAACTAACATGAATGTACAGCTTTCAAGCGGTAAAATAGAAATCACAGTAGATGAATCACTAGTACCCGGAACATCATGGTCTGGAGAGATAACAGATATTCTTTTTAAGGCTAAGGTAAGCGGAAATATAAACATAAACTTTATTGTTGAATAA